Proteins found in one Xenopus laevis strain J_2021 chromosome 1L, Xenopus_laevis_v10.1, whole genome shotgun sequence genomic segment:
- the LOC121401318 gene encoding gamma-crystallin-4-like, giving the protein MRIYERGDFQGQMMEFFDDCPNTYDRFRFQDIHSCNVSDGHWMFYEEPNYRGRQYYLRSGEYRRYNDWGASSARIGSFRRVHHKF; this is encoded by the coding sequence ATGAGAATCTATGAAAGAGGAGACTTCCAAGGGCAGATGATGGAGTTCTTTGATGACTGCCCCAATACTTATGATCGATTCCGTTTCCAGGAcattcactcctgcaatgtgtCTGATGGCCACTGGATGTTCTATGAGGAACCCAACTATAGGGGACGCCAGTATTACCTGAGATCTGGAGAATACAGGAGATATAATGACTGGGGAGCCTCAAGCGCCAGAATTGGCTCATTCAGAAGAGTTCATCACAAATTTTAA
- the crygdl.22.L gene encoding gamma-crystallin-1-like: protein MGKIFFYEERNFQGRHYECGSDCSDLSSYFNRCNSIRVEGGNWILYEHPSYKGHQYYLWQGEYPDFQRWMGFNDSIRSCRFLSNHHGQYKMRIYERGDFQGQMMEFFDDCPNTYDRFRFQDIHSCNVFDGHWMFYEEPNYRGRQYYLRSGEYRRYNDWGASSARIGSFRRVHHKF from the exons ATGGGAAAG ATCTTCTTCTATGAGGAAAGGAACTTCCAAGGCCGCCACTATGAGTGTGGCTCAGACTGTTCTGACCTGTCCTCATACTTCAATCGCTGCAACTCCATCAGGGTAGAGGGTGGAAACTGGATCCTCTATGAGCACCCCAGTTACAAGGGACACCAGTATTATCTCTGGCAAGGAGAATACCCAGACTTTCAGAGATGGATGGGCTTCAACGACTCAATTAGGTCTTGTCGCTTTCTTTCCAAT CACCATGGCCAGTACAAAATGAGAATCTATGAAAGAGGAGACTTCCAAGGGCAGATGATGGAGTTCTTTGATGACTGCCCCAATACTTATGATCGATTCCGTTTCCAGGAcattcactcctgcaatgtgtttgatggCCACTGGATGTTCTATGAGGAACCCAACTATAGGGGGCGCCAGTACTACCTGAGATCTGGAGAATACAGGAGATATAATGACTGGGGAGCCTCAAGCGCCAGAATTGGCTCATTCAGAAGAGTTCATCACAAATTTTAA